In Flavobacterium endoglycinae, one DNA window encodes the following:
- a CDS encoding DUF5522 domain-containing protein, producing the protein MNVTKTKICSSCDSEFSCGDISVENKCWCNDYPPIFNLSEGGDCLCPSCFQEACEDKIDAYVETITTKNAHKNKAQHLPKTEKLIEGIDYYLEDGNYVFKAWFHLKRGSCCGNKCRHCPY; encoded by the coding sequence ATGAATGTTACAAAAACAAAAATCTGCTCCAGCTGTGATTCCGAGTTCAGCTGCGGAGATATTTCGGTTGAAAATAAATGCTGGTGCAATGATTATCCGCCTATTTTCAATCTATCAGAGGGAGGCGACTGCCTTTGTCCTTCATGCTTCCAAGAAGCTTGTGAAGATAAAATAGACGCTTACGTAGAGACTATTACCACAAAAAATGCACATAAAAACAAAGCACAGCATTTACCCAAAACAGAAAAATTAATTGAAGGAATTGATTATTATTTAGAAGATGGAAATTACGTTTTCAAAGCCTGGTTTCATCTTAAAAGAGGCAGCTGCTGCGGCAATAAATGCAGGCATTGTCCATATTAG
- the cobU gene encoding bifunctional adenosylcobinamide kinase/adenosylcobinamide-phosphate guanylyltransferase codes for MIYLITGGERSGKSSYAQKLALELSNSPLYVATARKWDSDFQNRIDRHQQERDERWTNIEKEKYLNEIDFSGKVALIDCVTLWLTNFFVDHKNDVALSLEEAKKEFLSIANQENATLIIVTNEIGMGVHASTEIGRKFTELQGWMNQFLASNADEVVLMVSGIPVKIKG; via the coding sequence ATGATTTATTTAATTACCGGAGGCGAACGATCTGGAAAAAGCAGTTATGCTCAAAAATTGGCTTTAGAACTTTCTAACTCTCCTTTATATGTGGCTACGGCACGAAAATGGGATTCGGATTTTCAAAACCGAATCGACCGTCACCAGCAGGAACGCGATGAACGTTGGACCAATATTGAAAAAGAAAAATATTTAAACGAAATTGACTTCTCTGGAAAAGTGGCTTTGATTGATTGCGTAACCCTTTGGCTGACCAATTTTTTCGTTGACCATAAAAATGATGTCGCGTTAAGTCTGGAAGAAGCTAAAAAAGAATTTCTTTCGATAGCCAATCAGGAAAATGCCACTCTGATTATTGTAACCAACGAAATTGGAATGGGCGTTCATGCTTCTACCGAAATTGGAAGAAAATTTACAGAACTGCAAGGCTGGATGAATCAGTTTCTGGCTTCAAATGCTGATGAAGTGGTTTTAATGGTTTCGGGAATTCCAGTCAAAATAAAAGGATAA
- a CDS encoding ABC transporter substrate-binding protein: MKYYFSKLMVVFSLFLLIGCKKNETQTVVKSDNPKNSIEYASGFSIVKYEGYSVVNVMNPWPNANEKFTYVLTENNTEIPDSLQKYTSIKVPLESVVVTSTTNIPFLEMLEVENKLVGFPHTDYISSEKTRALIDKGSVKNVGQNEKLNIEQLIELSPDLIVTFGVDNNNPMLDNLKKSGLKVLIQGDWMEQSPLGKAEWIKLYGALFGKEDKAKELFDKIVESYNQAKKLVNDKPATSKVLYGSMYEDVWYVAKGNSWVAQFMKDAKANYLWADLKGTGSEGLSFEKVLDKAKTANVWIASGSFKSLDELQKANPHYSQFDAFTNKTIYTFEGKFGATGGTVYYELAPSRPDLVLKDYIKIFHPDLLSSYEFTFASKLN; the protein is encoded by the coding sequence ATGAAATATTATTTCTCTAAATTAATGGTCGTTTTTTCGCTTTTTCTCCTTATTGGCTGTAAAAAGAATGAAACGCAGACAGTCGTAAAATCTGATAATCCTAAAAATAGTATTGAATACGCTTCTGGTTTTTCTATTGTGAAATACGAAGGTTATTCTGTTGTAAATGTGATGAACCCTTGGCCAAATGCTAATGAGAAATTTACATATGTTTTAACAGAAAATAATACTGAAATCCCTGATAGTCTTCAAAAATATACTTCAATTAAAGTCCCTTTAGAATCTGTTGTCGTAACCTCAACCACTAATATTCCTTTTTTGGAAATGCTTGAAGTAGAAAATAAATTGGTTGGATTTCCACACACGGATTATATTTCTTCAGAAAAAACAAGAGCTTTAATTGATAAAGGTTCGGTTAAAAATGTTGGACAAAATGAAAAATTGAATATCGAACAATTAATCGAATTATCTCCAGATTTAATTGTGACTTTTGGAGTTGACAACAACAACCCAATGCTGGATAACTTGAAAAAAAGCGGTTTAAAAGTTTTAATTCAAGGCGATTGGATGGAGCAATCTCCGCTTGGAAAAGCAGAATGGATCAAACTTTACGGAGCTTTATTTGGAAAAGAAGACAAAGCAAAAGAATTGTTTGATAAAATTGTTGAAAGTTATAATCAAGCGAAAAAGTTAGTGAATGATAAGCCCGCGACCTCAAAAGTTTTGTACGGCTCTATGTATGAAGATGTTTGGTATGTAGCAAAAGGAAACAGCTGGGTGGCGCAGTTTATGAAAGATGCTAAAGCCAATTATCTCTGGGCAGATTTAAAAGGAACAGGAAGTGAAGGTTTGTCTTTTGAAAAAGTATTAGACAAAGCTAAAACGGCTAATGTTTGGATTGCTTCAGGATCATTCAAAAGTTTGGATGAATTGCAAAAAGCAAATCCGCATTATTCTCAATTTGATGCTTTCACAAATAAAACTATATATACTTTTGAAGGTAAATTTGGAGCGACAGGCGGAACCGTTTATTATGAATTAGCACCAAGCCGTCCGGATTTAGTTTTAAAAGATTATATTAAAATCTTTCATCCTGATTTATTGTCAAGCTACGAATTTACTTTTGCTTCTAAACTTAATTAA
- a CDS encoding iron ABC transporter permease, protein MINRKQNIILFSILGLALLFVFFLNISLGSITIPFKEVYTSITGGQASKSTWEYIIINYRLPKAITAVLVGVGLSVSGLLMQTLFRNPLAGPDVLGLSSGAILAVAIVILGAGFLPSFLNSFLLSSYGIVLASTLGSVSVLLLVLLVAQRMRNTMAILIIGLMFASFTSAIVGVLTYFSSAEQLQKFTFWSLGSLGNLSWTSISILAVCVGFGLLLSASSIKPLNALLLGENYAKSMGLNYKRAQLVIIFATSILAGSVTAFAGPVAFIGLAVPHIAKLTFKTSNHLVLYWSTFFYGGTIMLFCDIASQLPGLETTLPINAITSIIGAPIVIWLLMRKSNYQ, encoded by the coding sequence TTGATCAATAGAAAGCAAAATATAATTCTCTTCAGCATACTTGGTTTAGCACTTTTGTTTGTCTTTTTTCTAAACATTAGTCTGGGATCAATTACAATTCCGTTTAAAGAAGTGTATACTAGTATTACCGGAGGTCAGGCAAGTAAATCGACTTGGGAATATATTATAATTAATTACCGATTGCCAAAAGCTATTACAGCTGTTTTAGTTGGCGTTGGATTATCGGTAAGTGGTTTGTTGATGCAGACTTTATTCAGAAATCCTTTGGCAGGTCCTGATGTTTTAGGATTAAGTTCGGGAGCGATATTGGCTGTAGCCATTGTGATTTTAGGAGCAGGTTTTCTGCCGTCCTTCTTAAACTCATTTTTATTATCCTCATACGGAATAGTATTGGCTTCTACCTTAGGAAGTGTTTCAGTTTTATTACTTGTGTTGTTGGTAGCACAGCGAATGCGAAACACCATGGCAATCTTGATTATCGGACTTATGTTTGCCAGTTTTACGAGTGCAATTGTTGGAGTTCTGACGTATTTTAGCTCTGCAGAACAATTGCAGAAATTTACTTTTTGGTCCTTAGGAAGTTTGGGAAATCTTTCTTGGACTTCAATTTCAATTTTGGCGGTTTGTGTTGGTTTTGGTCTGCTTTTAAGCGCGAGCAGTATAAAACCTTTAAATGCATTGCTTTTGGGTGAGAATTACGCCAAAAGTATGGGGCTGAATTATAAAAGAGCACAATTGGTAATTATTTTTGCAACCAGCATTTTAGCAGGAAGTGTTACTGCTTTTGCCGGTCCAGTGGCTTTTATTGGTTTAGCAGTTCCCCACATTGCAAAACTGACTTTTAAGACAAGTAATCATTTGGTTTTATATTGGAGTACTTTTTTTTACGGAGGCACCATCATGCTGTTTTGTGATATTGCATCGCAATTACCAGGATTAGAAACGACTTTGCCAATCAATGCTATAACTTCTATCATTGGTGCACCAATTGTAATATGGCTGTTAATGCGAAAAAGTAATTATCAGTAA